The DNA window accgaacggggatggggcgaaaatgatatttgtgtctccCGCCCCGATCTCACCCCGTTTATGCCCCGaacattttaaaacataattaaatatatcaaatcaccaatatatttatttatttattatattttataagagtatttctttataataatataaaatttcaatatattatcatatatattatattaaaaaattcgtttatataatattattttatatatttttaaaatattttattaacgatGTCCCGCGAGAATTTCTCGAAATCGAACAAAACCGAACGGGACgaggatggtaaatgcattccccgtcCGAATCGCCTCATTGTCATCCCTACCTATAAGGCTATAAATTAGATTAGATTATTTTTTGTCAACTCGCGGGCCAATCCAAGCCCGGCCCGTCTAGACCAGCGACCCGAGCAGGCTGGCCCGTGTAGGCCCACTTCCAAATGAGTTGCTAATATTTCAACCCAAcccaattaaattatttggcaGGGCGGACCAACCCAACGGGACTAACCCAAATTGACGACTCTACCTACTTCAAATCATATATTTGATAGattaaatgtattatatattaagtcaaaattttgaacatttaattatatacatctaataattcattaataatcAACTTTGTTATTTTCgaataaaattaactataaatatttacataataatattttgaaataaaaatatttattaaagaatgACAAAAAGATCAAATTAGTAAACATTTAACTTGAGTTCGAATTAATTGGATTGATTCAGTAAATTATCCGACCatgatatatatgtttttattatatcaaaacCTATATCCAACCTTATATTTAGTCCAAATTGAATTTTGTTCAGTTCGAATGACATTCAAATCTATTTATCacaagttattatttattaatttagaataattaatatttttttttctagaattaGTTCTTTGGACTCATACcttgtatattaaaataacattaaattaccttctattaaattaatttgataaatatgtgAGTGTATttatacttgggtcggatcgtgAGTTAACCCATTCATAAATTTGAAacgtttaaaattaaaaaaatattatatttatgtttctatttgcaacataaaaaaacaagtacaaccccttaaccaactaagctagtaagactttatatttcaaattataacacaaaatttaataaacgtgCGACATTcctataagtttaatttttaactaactaatatatatatatatatatatatatataataatgtttaatttgatttttttttggtttgtcgggttgagagttgtgattaatttggatatatatgagaataaatgaataattgagTCGAATCATGGGTTgaccgcccataaacttgaaacagttaaaagtaaaattaaaaatgttatatgtatgttttgaacttgcaacctaataaaacaaatacaaccctttaaccaagtgtgattggggTGTGATTTTCCGAAGGATAATAGGTCGGTAACAAATGAGAGTGGTTAAAaagtatgaatcaaatatttgattgaccaaagtattAGATCACGAGGTTAAAAGTCGGTTGAGATGTGTGAAATTGTGATTGAGATATGGTTTTCTAAGGGATAAGAGGTGGGAAACAAAAAATTGTGatgtcacaagattagaggtcgattgagatcgGTGATTGGTTACTGAAGGATAAGAGGCGAGTGAAACTGTGATTGAGATTTGAGATTGATGCTTGGTTTTCAGAGGAATAACAAGCGTGataatgtgattgagattggtagtTGGTTTAATGAAAAACAAGAGGCatgtgaaaatatgataaagaggcatatgaaagaatgtgagtcacaagatgtcgactaattggtaataaatattgaatataatatatatatatatatatatatatacatacacaaaattataaagttattttaataatctcaagtggtctagcggttaagGTATTTATATTTCATGTTTAAGACTAGAGTTCAAATCACAAAAACTGCAAATTTAAAAGtgagtattatatatatttgagagatCAATGTTAAATTtcgtaaatataatatatggtggcacaacttttaaacaatgaataaaaaacatgtgaaagtgtgaggtcagaattattGGTTAGTTTGACGGGCATTTGAAAGTGCGAGGACACAAGATGGAGGTCAGGTAGTGGGTGATTTATCAACTGAaaggataaagaggcatatgaaaaagggTGAGTCACAAGAAGATGGTCATTTGGGGGTTAGTGATTGGTTTGACGAggtataagaggtgtgtgattaGTTGGTATTGATTGTTGACTTATTGAAGTGGGGGTAAAAGTGGTTGTCTAAGATTTAGTGGGTTATTTGCTAAGGGGTAAAGAGGCATATGAGGAGATatagagacatatgaaaaagtgtgagtcataagagGAGGGTCAATTAgggattagtggttggtttggtgagGGATAAAATGTGTGTGATCGATTgaaattggttgttgatttgttgaaatgGGGTAAAAGatgtcgactaagattggtgggtggtttttcTATGGGATAAAGATACAtataaaaagtgtgagtcacttgaggtcgactaagatttggtgggtggtttgccgaggggataattaagtgtgtgaggtcacgggATGAAAtatcgattgagatttggtggttggttttctgaggggataagaggtgtgtgaaagtgtgtgagatcacgagatgaaATTTCGATTAAGATTTGGTAGTTGGTTTTCCGAAATGAGGGTAAATATAAGACATCTTCTTAACAAATTAGATATcagtggttaaaaatatttaaataagatgttgattgaccgaagtggGAGATTGGTTGTTAGTTTGTTGAAGTGGGGATAAAAGAAGTCGCGATAagaataaatatgattaaatgtGAGGTGGGATTTGTGGTTGATTTTTCGGGATaagaaaacaataataaaatgagatattgacgattaaaaatatataaatgagatgttgAATGACCAGAGCATAAACATGTGTGTGGTCATGAGATTAAAGGTCGAAATTAGGGTTGGAGAGTGCTTTGCCAAGGGGATAAAAATACATATGAAAAAGCGTGAATCACAAGATGAAATGTCGATTGGGGagattgatgtttggtttgacgagggataagaggtgtgtgaaagtggtGTAAGGTTATGACATGAGATaagatgtcgattgagatttggtggttggtttgtcgaaagtggggaataataataaatgagatattaatggttaaaaatatatgaatgagatgttaatTGACCGAAatgtaaaagtgtgtgaggtcacgagattagatgtcgattgtgattggtgagtTATTTGTCGAGGGGACAAagaaacatatgaaaaagtgtgagtcacaagataagagGTCAATTGAGGGATTGATGTTAGTTTGATAAGGATAAgcggtgtgtgaaagtgtgtgaaagtgtgtgaggtcacgagatgagatgtcgattgaaATTTAGTGGTTGGTTAACCGAAGTGGGGTAAAAAAAGAGGTCGCGGTAAATATAAAAGATGATGGTAATAGatgagatattagtggttaaaatatatgaatgagatgttgattaatCAAAATGTAAAAGTGTATGAGGCCACGAGATTAAATGTTGATTAAGATGTGCGGGTGATTTTCCGaatgaataataaaaagaatatgaaaaagtgtgagtcacaagataaaaTATTGATTGATGATAAAAGATGTCGCGATAAGAGTAAAAATCTTGATATGAGAGTGGGATTTGTGGGGGATAAGAGGCCGATAATAAATGAGATATCGGTAGTTAAAAATagtatgaatgaaattttgattgaccgaaatgtgaaaatgtgtgagctCACGATagtagaggtcgattgagattgatgattGATTTGTTGAGTATAAAAAAgatcttatataaatatataaaagtttaaaaataccCTATTTTAACCATACATATAGCagaacaataaaatatataacaagattctcaaatataatcaaattatcaataaaCTAGATGtgtgttttattatttacaaatattttttcatttgtaaatgattaaatatatttttatttttaaaaattaacctaACTCAATTTAAAGTGTTACTAAATGAGAATGGAAGTTTTGtagaaactatttttatttgagttagATTATAATGAAACAGTTTtagtaatataattttataaattatttacagaaaattatattatatataaatttgtttgtttttagaACTAACTTAAATGTTGTATTCACGAGCTAATTTGTAttcacgagtttattcgtgtcgagTTAAGTCGTATTTTGTGTTAGACTCTCTATCGTATCATATCGTGTTGTGTcgttttttaatcataattatgcgtgtcgtatcgtgtcttgactcACTCAAAATATGATTCACGGTTCTTTCATGTCGTGTTAATTCGTATTCACGAGTTTATTTGTGTCGAGTCAagtcgtgtttaaattcgtgtacctaaataaaataaaataaaataaaaggtaaataGTTAAGACTTCAATAATGCATTAACTATTTTCTCATTTAAATCAATTCTATTTCTTTTAAAGCTCTTTTCCAATTtcaaatttctaataaaaaataatttcacttATAAAAGTTTCATTGTCATGTCACCATTTTTGTACTTAATGGAATAATGCATGTTTTTCATTTgacaaatgaatgaaaaaaatctcatttttttttaaagttgggTTATATAGTGAATTTAGAAAGAAAAGTAATTGtattattagatttaaattaagaaaagaaaagatatGATAAAAAACAGAGAATACCTTTCAAGAATAAGATATTGAGGAACCAAAACGGAGCACCAATGATAAATCTATATGCAATAAGAACCCTAAGACTCATTCCATTAGCAACGTATATAGTTTATTGATTCTGGCGACGCCATTTGGACCACCACCATCATCATCACCGCTTGAACCATCTAACATTCCTAATATTCTTCCCATTATTCCACCATTTTTTTTACGCAAGAAAGAAAATCAATTATGCAAGCAAGAAGAACGATCAAATTAGGTCATCTTCGCTGATGCGTCGACGGTTAGGTTGGGTTGATCGGCGTTGATCGATGAAGAATGAAAATGGAAATACAGGTCGTACTAGAGTTAGGCATCGTGTCTAAACGGTCATATTTGACTCAgacaagtcgtgttagactctcaatcATATTGTGTTGTGTCTTAATCTTATGTGTGTCatatcgtgtcttgacccactcaaaatattatgattcacggcTCTTTCGTGTTGTGTTAATTCGTATTCatgagtttattcgtgtcgagTTAACttgtgtttaaattcgtgtttcgtgttattccgactagagtTTCGACACAATCGTATCGTGTCAATTTCTGTTTTTATGTGTGTCATGTCGTTTACTGACACActcatattaatatttattgatttatatattaaactatattgttagtaaaaattataaaatattattatttaatttaaaaaatttaaattaatttaatacgttaaatgtgttaaatatattgtttaaaaaactaattaatatgttaaatatgtaagatgtgtatatataaattttaatatataattttataaataataatttgaatgtcaattatttaaaatatattttaaattttataaataattatttaaataaaattagttaataatttattaattaaataaaaataaaaatatatttaatttgataatgttaatgtaaaagtgAGTAGTTTGGGGAAGGAAACGAGAAAGATGTGGGTAATTTgaggaaagaaatgaaaaatgtgggtaaaaatttaatatatttataaatatatattattatattataatttaatgaaaaacgggtaaaaattataaatatatattattatattatcaaaattaaattattataatatatttattatttaatgtattaataataattaaaattataaattatttaaaattttaaaaataaataaataaatataaaaataatacctAAACTtacatttctattcatataatttattttttatatttatatttattttaattaatattattttagttaataaattattttaatattttaatttattatgtttagttttaataatatatattataattataaaattaattaattgaatgagaatgtgaatagatttagagaaaatattaatgttaagtTAAGCCGCTTAAGTTTTGtgactaattataattatgtttatattgttTTGTATGTTTATAAGTGAGAGCTGAGGTGACTTAAGCTCaccctaaataataaaatttatattataatttatattatgtatgcatatattatatataatataaaattaaataaattcagaAATCTGTGTCAATAGCCTctttaattctaaatatttaatatgtcatatttttatatagtgTTCCACCTCACTAACTGCTAATTTAAATTCACATACCCtatttaattcttttatatttttttttataaattgtttccCCTTAATTCTTTCATATACAATCTATTGTgctctattttttaaattcatttcccttatttaatatttttaattaatataatcgtcaacttaatttaatatttttaattagtataattgttaacttaattatgatatttataactaatttttatgTAGGTTTGATTTAATATACAATCTTGAGAATTTATCAATTAgcattaattagtttttttttttattttgtaatttttacattctaattgtttaataaaatactCACTTTAGTAAATTCAAAGTTAATATAAACATAGTTTTAGAgtttaatattcaattatttatttaaataacattctataataaattatatataagcaGGACAGATCTATGTAAAAGCTTGGGTGACGAAAGTTTACTccgaaaaaatatatatttttattcttttacgATTCAAATTTAACTATACCcgctaatttaaaaaaaaaaacaatataattcattgtttttcttatctaattattaaaaaaacggtaaaacttatctttatccactcgttttattcataattttctcgttattttttaaatcacccTTTTCCAGCCCACCCAACCCTAAATCCTAGGTCCGTCCCTACTCGTGCTTGTGTCATGTCTATACTTGTGTTGTGTCTATGTTAACTCGTGaccgtgttacgatcgtataaactcataatcgtgtcgtaaTCATGTCGTGATCGTGTTGTCTCgtacttgtgtcgtgtccaacccTCGACCCgaatgagataatattgtattgtgTCATTTCGTACTAATATTGTGTTATATCGTGTTGGTTCGTATTGATCCAACCCATTACCCAACTCTAGGTctgtgaaaaataatatttgtacagACCGAGTTGCTATAAAGCTTGTGTTATTTACATCAAAATTAGGTCTTTTTATGTATTGTTTGGATTTCATTTATAGAAGATATTGTCCAAATTTACTTTTCTTACCCTTTTCATTTTAAGTGTTGTGGCCCTGTGGGTGTATCTATATAGGGGATAAAACCATAACCaaaaaaaaggtttttttttcacaaaaggTAAATTcccattcaaataaaaaaataaaataaggtgaTGTGTTCAAgttttcatcaaattatttataaaaaaactaaaaagataCGCAGTGTAACATCGTTCAGTGGAGACTAATAATGGTATAACACAACAACTATGACCGTCtaaaatatatagagagagagtcTCTGCTCTCAATTTACAATGTTTCTATATTCTTTTCTCACAAGGGGAGAAGTAATAtcggaaataaataaaagaaatattatttttatttacgatATTACCCCTCCCCTTATGAGAAGAGAACATGATAAATTGggagatattttatttatgatattactTCTCCCCTTGTGAGAAGGGAACATAGAAACATGGTAAATTGGGATCAGAGGATCCCAAGTTATATGTACGTATAAAAGTAAATTTTCATTCacataactatatatattttagtcgATAATTTAAATTAACGAAGAAACGATTATGAAAGTCCacagcttgtttgattttgaattattaaattaaaatatatttcaataatttaactcaaagtaatttgatataatttattttttattaaacagtattttggttaattctATTCTATCCGGCACTATATGCATCCACTAAGTAGCAAATTAAAGGGTCAAGATTTTGGTTAGCCTATTCTATGAGGTACCACTAAGTAGCAAATTAAAAGGTCAAGATTTTGGTTAGCCTGATTGAATGAGGCACCACTAAGTAGCAAATTAAAGGTTCatgattactttttttttatatcggTGGCGATGCCTAATTGGTATTTTTTTGCAGTATAGAGAATTTTGATGTTTAGTgatattatgataaattttaatgttatatttttaatattgttatcatACATTCATATCAATCGATGCCATATATGGCCACAGTTTAAgtttcaattattaaaaaattgtctCCATTTTGCCGTTTGGTCAGGGCTTAAACTCAATGCTTTACAAAAAATTTGGTCCCGGGAAATCGCAAGAAGTAGGTGCAAGGATCAAGTTTGGGTTCGAGTAGAATGGACTGAtcattcattataatttatttggttGTTTAGTGGCGGATTCTCATTGCATTGATTTTGGTGCTTGAAATCAACTATAATGTTGAATCGTGAAATAGTGATCTTGACAacaattattttacataataaaatatggaTTACGAGTACCTTGCTCAGTGTTTTTTTTTGCGTCTTTTATGGTTAAGGCGAAGAACCATTGTGACTATTCTTCGGTTGACATATATAATACCCGTGGTGGCACACCAAACGAAATACAAACCATTTCAAGTATGTGTAACCATGAGAAATAAGACACAATTTGACCATAAACAAGATATTGAATAGGCATACCCGAATTCCACAATTATTGAACCCTCTTAGAATGTTTTGTTTATAAAGAGAGAACAAAAGACTAGCAATTGATTAGACATTTCATACATATGAACTGGTTCTAAATGTCTAGGTAACActattaattctaaataaaaccACTAAACCAAATATATTCCACATCTAGGTCAATGTCTCTCCTTTCCACTTCTTATTTTTGTCCCAATACTTTTTTATTGTCTCTACACACCCACACCGATTGTACTCTTCACAGACAAATATTCATCATCGTCCCGGCTATCACCATCGTCGCACAGCTCCACAAGAGCAGGGGAGCACAAAACCACGCCTAGTCCCAACATTGTGTGATTGTTCATATCGTCATTAttaacttcatcatcttcattcgATGTCGTAGAAAGATCGTGGTCGAACACAACAACTTCAAGTTGTTCTTCGGCGTTGTTTGATTCCTTGGATCTCTTCAAGGGCGCGGGTTCTGTTTGTCTCTTCATCTCTTGACCTTTTCCCCATAAAACTATGTATAGTCCCAAAACAATTACAACCGCACCTATTATGCTGTCACAGTTATACAATAAATGAGGtctaatctaatttaaaaagtatgaaaaaataattaaatgtgaaATTCTTATATCTACATACCTTCCAACATGAAGTTGCTCCTCCAAAAATAGAGATCCAACAACAGCTACCAACACCAACATCAACGGATTGAAAACAGACACGAACAATGGTCCTCTCATTTGCACACACCATGCCATTAGTGTAAAAGTCATCCCCGATGCCACAATTCCCTACAAAAGAAAAAATCGATTTCATATACAATTTTACTTTTCACTTTTTTGTTCCGACAACAATAAAAAAGTGTCGTGTACCGAATACAAAACGCTGATGAGTCGGAGGTTCCACCCTAGTTTCCACACAGACCAATCTCTTTCCATTGCGATTGCATATACCGACGCTTGTAAAGCCCCGAAAAGCATCATCAAGGCTGTGGAAGAGTATGGGCATGGGTAGTTCCTCAATAACTTGGCCTAACCTCcaataatagtaataatcaaataattattcaattacacttctttttttttcattacaaACTTATCTAATTATTTTCGATACAAACCTGAAGAATGTAACCTAGTGCGCACGTGCAACAACATCCGAGGGCTAAGAGAGCACCAAACACACGATTGTTACCCGACAATGATCCCGAATGAACACTATTATAAGAACCGGGCGGGCTAAACATTTCAAGGAGGTTAACATTAGTTGACCAAAGGACGACTTCTCGACCCTTGTAAAATGTCAACAACATGGCCCCTCCTACACATGTTAGTGTCCCGACCACCTTGGCCCTTCCGGACGCTTTATTCAGCCTCATTAGTTCCATTCTGCATGAacgattatttgaaaacttcaaCATAATCTAATCGAAAATATTCAATTTGAGGATTGTATTTCTTACAATTAAATTCATTTAGTTACCTGAAAATGAGTGCTAAAATAAAGGTGAGGGCAGGAACTAGGTTTACCATGGCTGCAGCAAATGTTGCTGAAGTCAACAACAAACTTTGGGCATATAAGTTTTGTGCAAGAGATCCCCTACATATATATaccaatattattaaatttagtttaattagtgTTTTTGAAAATTCTCTATTGTATTCCAAGATGAAATAAATGATGTATTAAGAAAATGTTACATTTcaatttctataaagaaaataCGTCATAAGGTTTTGTCTTACTAAATTTTTTCTTTACAATTTAGAAAATCAGAGTCTCACTTCAATTTAAATCgttcttaataaattattcatttgaaCTATTTCTAAGTCATAGACTAATCcaaaaattagaatttgaaaaaacttaAACATGAAGgtactctaatttttttttaaaaactttttattaacaaataatttttttcacctCCAACTTGTAATAGACCGGTCTTTGTCTGCATTCATTatccattaatttaatttaaaatatttttaatgagaatCGAACTCGATTATTCTGATACTTAATGTGAGAATCGAACCGATAATTTTGATGTTTAAAGGTAAAAAAATCTCGTCAATTAAACTTTCCAATTTGATTCttgaaataaacataaaaagGTAAGAAATACTTTTGtaataaagaattataaaataactcaCCCAAGCATTCCACAAAAAAATGTTTGACAGATAGTGATCCATGTAAGTTTTGGTCTTTTGTTCCTGAGCACAAACAATTCAGAAGATTCTTAGccatacaaaataattaaagaattcaaaagatcttatttaaatatataaaaagtttgaaaataccCTATTTTAACCATACAAATAGCAGAACAATAAGCTTTATAACAAGATTctcaaatataatcaaattatcaataaaCTAGATGtgtgttttattatttacaaatacttattcatttgtaaatgattaaatatatattttttaatttaaaaaattaaccaaaATCACCATCATTAGTCCATACTTCAATttaaagtgttttcaaattagAATTGAAGTTTTGACaagactatttttatttaagctAGATtataatgaaatagttttagtaatatatttttataaattatttaaaaaattgtttgtttttagaataaattacttaaatgttatacctaaataaaataaaaataaaaaaggtaaaTAGTTAAGACTTCAATCATGCATTAACTATTTTCTCATTTAAATcgattatatttctttaaaagcTCTCTTCCAATTTccaatgaaaattaatttcacTTGTGGAAGTTTCATTGTCACCATTTTTGTACTTGATGGAAATGCATGTTCTTCATTTgacaaatgaatgaaaaaaatctcaattcttttttttttaaaagttgggttatagaattaattaacaaaagaaaagaaaagatatGATAAAAAGAATAGAATACCTTTCAAGAATAAGAGAGAGAGGAACCAAAACAAGAGCAGCAATGATAAATCGATATGCAATAAGAACCCTAAGGCTCATTCCATTAGCGGCAGAGAGTTTATAGAAAACATTGACTCCGGCGAGCGCCATTTGGACCACCACCATCATCATCACCGGCTTGAACCCATCTAACATTCTTAATATTCTTCCCATTATTCCCACCATTTTAATTTGATGATCGATCTATCGATTAGCTAGATCAAAGAAAAGCAATTATGCAAGCAAGAAGAACGATCAAGATAGGTCGTCTTCtcgctgctgctgctgctgctgatgCGTCGGCGGTTGGGTTGGATTGATCGGCCGTTGATCGATTGAAAATGGAAATAGAGGTCGTACGTCTGTTCTTATATCATCAGTTTTCACagagaaataatatttctaCAGACCGAGTCGCCAGCAAgcttgtgttatttacttcaAAATAGGTCGGTTTTTTATGTCTTGTTTGGATTCCATTTATAGAAGATATTGTCCAAatttacttcttcttcttcttctaattacCCTTTTCATTTCAAGTGCTTTGGCCTTGTGGGTCTATCTATATAGGGGGAgaaaacaataacaaaaaaagggttttttttcttattccaCAAAAAGtaaattctcattaaaaaaaaataaaaaagtacaCAACAACTATGACCgtctaaaaaaatttatatatataaaagtaaattttcATTCACATAACTAAATTAAAGAAGAAACGGATGAAATGATCAAGTCTACAACTTctttgattttgaattattaaattaaaatatatttcaataatttaaatcaaattgaatttgatgtaatttatttttttattaaacaagatTTTGGTTAGTTCGATTTTATCAATCGGGCATAGTGTATAATAGCAAATTAAAAGG is part of the Impatiens glandulifera chromosome 1, dImpGla2.1, whole genome shotgun sequence genome and encodes:
- the LOC124922184 gene encoding WAT1-related protein At1g68170-like, with amino-acid sequence MMMVVVQMALAGVNVFYKLSAANGMSLRVLIAYRFIIAALVLVPLSLILERNKRPKLTWITICQTFFCGMLGGSLAQNLYAQSLLLTSATFAAAMVNLVPALTFILALIFRMELMRLNKASGRAKVVGTLTCVGGAMLLTFYKGREVVLWSTNVNLLEMFSPPGSYNSVHSGSLSGNNRVFGALLALGCCCTCALGYILQAKLLRNYPCPYSSTALMMLFGALQASVYAIAMERDWSVWKLGWNLRLISVLYSGIVASGMTFTLMAWCVQMRGPLFVSVFNPLMLVLVAVVGSLFLEEQLHVGSIIGAVVIVLGLYIVLWGKGQEMKRQTEPAPLKRSKESNNAEEQLEVVVFDHDLSTTSNEDDEVNNDDMNNHTMLGLGVVLCSPALVELCDDGDSRDDDEYLSVKSTIGVGV